One genomic region from Skermania piniformis encodes:
- the katG gene encoding catalase/peroxidase HPI yields the protein MAVAPIPLPKEGSDVPDDQQVESEPLAEIDASAGCPVVGRRKPPVEGGGNRDWWPNDINLRILQHNPADANPLGADFDYASAVTTLDVEALRSDIEAVLTDSKDWWPADFGNYGPLFIRMSWHAAGTYRVQDGRGGAGTGMQRFAPLNSWPDNGNLDKARRLLWPVKQKYGDRLSWADLLVFAGNVALESMGFTTTGFAFGRADEWVPDEVYWGPENTWLGDERYTGKRDLENPLAAVQMGLIYVNPEGPNANPDPLAAAVDIRETFARMAMNDVETAALIVGGHTFGKTHGAGDAELVGPEPEAAPLELQGLGWRSDYASGVGADAITSGLEGIWTNTPTQWDNSFLEILYGYEWELFQSPAGAHQWRPKDGAGADSVPTAFGGGRTHPTMLTTDLSMRLDPAYEKITRRWLDHPDELADEFGKAWFKLIHRDMGPVTRYRGPLVPKETLLWQDPIPAPTGEPIDAADVEQLKQQILATGLTVAQLVRTAWAAASSFRGSDKRGGANGGRIRLQPQAGWEANEPDELTQVVRALENVRTAFNAGAKQVSFADLVVLGGVAAVEQAVKAAGHEIEVPFTPGRGDATQELTDVESFEYLAPTADGFRNYLGKGNQLPAEYLLVDKANLLGLTAPEMTVLVGGLRVLGANYGGGTAGVFTDKPGTLTNDFFVNLLDQDLSWTASPDDADLFQGRDSSGPRWTGSRVDLLFGSNSQLRAVAEVYATDGAAEKFVTDFVAAWDKVMNLDRFDLS from the coding sequence ATGGCCGTGGCTCCTATCCCACTCCCGAAAGAAGGATCTGACGTGCCCGACGATCAGCAAGTCGAGTCCGAACCACTCGCCGAGATCGACGCATCCGCGGGCTGCCCGGTGGTCGGGCGGCGTAAGCCGCCGGTCGAAGGTGGCGGTAACCGCGACTGGTGGCCGAACGATATCAATCTTCGTATTCTGCAGCACAATCCGGCCGATGCCAATCCGCTCGGTGCCGACTTCGACTATGCCTCAGCCGTTACCACCCTCGATGTCGAGGCACTGCGCAGCGACATCGAGGCGGTGCTCACCGACTCGAAGGACTGGTGGCCGGCCGACTTCGGCAACTACGGCCCACTGTTCATCCGGATGTCCTGGCACGCCGCCGGCACCTACCGGGTGCAGGACGGCCGCGGCGGCGCCGGCACCGGCATGCAACGGTTCGCCCCGCTGAACAGCTGGCCGGACAACGGAAATCTGGACAAGGCTCGCCGGCTGCTCTGGCCGGTGAAGCAGAAGTACGGGGACCGGCTGTCCTGGGCCGACCTGCTGGTGTTCGCCGGAAACGTCGCGCTGGAATCGATGGGCTTCACCACCACCGGATTCGCCTTCGGCCGGGCCGACGAATGGGTTCCCGACGAGGTGTACTGGGGCCCGGAGAACACCTGGCTCGGCGACGAGCGCTACACCGGTAAACGGGATCTGGAGAATCCGCTCGCCGCGGTCCAGATGGGCTTGATCTACGTCAATCCGGAAGGTCCGAACGCGAATCCGGATCCGCTGGCGGCGGCCGTGGACATTCGGGAGACCTTCGCCCGGATGGCGATGAACGACGTCGAGACCGCCGCCCTGATCGTGGGCGGGCATACCTTCGGCAAAACGCACGGCGCCGGCGACGCCGAACTGGTCGGCCCGGAACCGGAGGCGGCCCCACTGGAGCTGCAAGGGCTGGGCTGGCGCAGCGACTACGCCAGCGGTGTCGGGGCCGACGCGATCACCAGTGGGCTCGAAGGCATCTGGACGAACACCCCGACACAATGGGACAACAGTTTCCTGGAAATTCTCTACGGCTACGAGTGGGAGCTGTTCCAGAGCCCGGCCGGCGCGCATCAATGGCGCCCCAAGGACGGTGCCGGCGCCGACTCCGTGCCGACCGCATTCGGCGGCGGCCGGACCCATCCGACGATGCTCACCACCGACCTGTCGATGCGGCTCGACCCCGCCTACGAGAAGATCACCCGGCGGTGGCTGGACCATCCGGACGAGCTGGCCGACGAGTTCGGCAAGGCGTGGTTCAAGCTGATCCACCGCGACATGGGTCCGGTGACCCGGTATCGCGGGCCGTTGGTCCCGAAAGAGACGCTGCTCTGGCAGGACCCGATCCCGGCCCCCACCGGGGAGCCGATCGATGCCGCCGATGTCGAGCAGCTCAAGCAGCAGATCCTGGCTACCGGGCTGACCGTTGCGCAGCTGGTGCGGACGGCATGGGCGGCCGCGTCGAGCTTCCGCGGCAGCGACAAGCGTGGCGGCGCGAACGGCGGCCGGATCCGGCTGCAGCCCCAAGCCGGCTGGGAGGCAAACGAACCGGACGAGTTGACCCAGGTGGTCCGGGCGCTCGAGAACGTCCGGACCGCGTTCAACGCCGGGGCCAAGCAGGTCTCGTTCGCCGACCTGGTGGTGCTGGGTGGTGTCGCGGCGGTCGAGCAGGCGGTAAAGGCCGCCGGGCACGAGATCGAGGTACCGTTCACCCCCGGCCGTGGCGACGCGACGCAGGAACTCACCGACGTCGAGTCGTTCGAGTACCTGGCGCCGACCGCCGACGGCTTCCGCAACTATCTCGGTAAGGGCAATCAACTACCGGCCGAGTACCTGCTGGTGGACAAGGCCAACCTGCTCGGGCTCACCGCACCGGAGATGACCGTACTGGTCGGCGGGCTACGGGTGCTGGGCGCCAACTACGGCGGCGGGACCGCCGGGGTGTTCACCGACAAGCCGGGCACGTTGACCAACGACTTCTTCGTCAACCTGCTCGATCAGGACCTGAGTTGGACCGCCAGCCCGGACGACGCCGACCTGTTCCAGGGGCGGGACAGCTCCGGGCCCCGCTGGACCGGTAGCCGGGTGGATCTCCTGTTCGGCTCGAATTCGCAGCTACGCGCGGTGGCCGAGGTCTACGCCACCGACGGTGCCGCCGAGAAGTTCGTGACCGACTTCGTCGCGGCGTGGGACAAGGTGATGAACCTGGACCGGTTCGATCTGAGCTGA
- a CDS encoding amidase, with protein sequence MRPNDLSAPEPHPTRREIRRHAFCDDALGESDATEVAERIAAGEISAVEAIHAAIARARSIQPRLYPLQVTDFERAIRTAAAPKRGAFAGVPTAVKDNCAVRGLPTGFGSASYRPGRARRNGDFIDQFLATGAIPIGKSRLPEFGLDATTEFGHAEPVRNPWDPTYSAGGSSGGAAALVAAGVLPFAHGNDGAGSIRIPAAACGLVGLKPTRGRTVAELNERRMPIRIVSQGVLTRTVRDTARFYAAAETYRRNPRLPPIGSVTAPGVRRLRIGLIVDSLPGIHTDAETCASVLATADLLTELGHRVEPAELPVGADFLGDFTLYWAMLTSLLLLQGRRAFGTSFDRERTENLTRGLAVIYRRRARETPAALYRLRQVRHAYAAMFDRHDVVLSPVLAHTTPELGYLSPAIDADTLMDRLIRYVAFTPLNNAAGSPALALPLHRTVNGLPLASHFSARHGDERTLLQLGYELEAARPWARIQDPDQPGNT encoded by the coding sequence GTGAGACCGAACGATCTGTCGGCCCCCGAGCCGCACCCGACCCGCCGAGAGATACGGCGGCACGCGTTCTGCGACGACGCCCTCGGCGAGTCCGATGCGACCGAGGTCGCGGAACGGATCGCCGCCGGCGAAATTTCCGCGGTCGAAGCGATCCACGCGGCGATCGCCCGGGCGCGATCGATCCAGCCTCGGCTATACCCGCTCCAGGTCACCGATTTCGAACGTGCCATCCGTACTGCCGCCGCGCCGAAGCGGGGTGCGTTCGCCGGCGTACCGACCGCCGTCAAGGACAACTGCGCCGTGCGTGGCCTGCCGACCGGATTCGGCAGCGCGTCGTACCGGCCCGGAAGGGCCAGGCGTAACGGCGATTTCATCGATCAGTTCCTGGCCACCGGGGCGATACCGATCGGCAAGAGCCGGCTGCCCGAGTTCGGACTCGACGCGACCACCGAGTTCGGGCACGCCGAGCCGGTGCGCAATCCGTGGGACCCGACGTATTCCGCGGGCGGTTCCTCCGGCGGCGCAGCCGCTCTGGTCGCCGCCGGGGTACTGCCCTTCGCGCACGGGAACGACGGAGCCGGTTCGATCCGGATCCCGGCAGCGGCGTGTGGCCTGGTCGGCTTGAAGCCCACCCGCGGCCGGACCGTCGCCGAACTGAACGAGCGCCGGATGCCGATCCGGATCGTGTCCCAAGGTGTGTTGACCCGGACGGTCCGCGACACCGCGCGGTTCTACGCGGCCGCCGAGACCTACCGCCGGAACCCACGGCTGCCACCGATCGGTTCGGTCACCGCGCCGGGGGTCCGGCGGCTCCGGATCGGCCTGATCGTCGACTCGTTACCCGGCATTCACACCGACGCCGAAACCTGCGCCTCGGTGCTCGCCACCGCCGACCTGCTGACCGAGCTGGGTCACCGGGTGGAGCCGGCCGAATTACCGGTCGGTGCAGATTTTCTCGGTGATTTCACCCTCTACTGGGCGATGCTGACATCGCTGCTGCTGCTGCAGGGGCGGCGCGCGTTCGGCACCAGCTTCGATCGCGAGCGAACGGAGAACCTGACCCGGGGCCTGGCGGTGATCTATCGACGGCGGGCACGGGAAACGCCGGCAGCGTTGTATCGGCTGCGGCAGGTCCGGCACGCCTACGCGGCGATGTTCGACCGACACGACGTAGTGCTCTCCCCGGTACTCGCCCACACCACTCCCGAGCTCGGCTACCTCTCTCCGGCAATCGATGCCGACACGCTGATGGATCGACTGATCCGCTACGTGGCGTTCACCCCGTTGAACAACGCCGCCGGTAGTCCGGCGCTCGCGCTCCCGCTGCACCGCACCGTGAACGGTCTGCCGTTGGCGTCGCACTTCTCGGCGCGACACGGCGACGAACGCACCCTGCTGCAGCTCGGCTACGAGCTGGAAGCTGCGCGGCCCTGGGCGCGCATCCAGGATCCGGACCAACCGGGCAATACTTGA
- a CDS encoding Fur family transcriptional regulator has product MPSASDYSEQLRSADLRVTRPRVAVLEAVTAHPHADTETIVSAVRRTLPDVSRQAVYDVLAALTSARLVRRIQPSGSVARYETRIGDNHHHVVCRSCGAIADVDCAVGAIPCLTASDPGGYRIDEAEVIYWGLCPTCLSSEQRGRSDGRGSYPTPERRI; this is encoded by the coding sequence ATGCCCTCGGCCTCGGACTACTCCGAACAGCTGCGTTCGGCCGATCTTCGGGTGACCCGCCCACGGGTCGCCGTGCTGGAGGCGGTAACCGCACATCCACACGCCGACACCGAGACCATCGTCTCCGCGGTGCGCCGCACGCTACCCGACGTGTCTCGCCAGGCCGTGTACGACGTGCTCGCTGCGCTCACCTCGGCGCGCTTGGTCCGGCGGATCCAACCCTCCGGATCGGTCGCTCGCTACGAGACCCGGATCGGGGACAATCACCACCACGTGGTCTGCCGGTCGTGCGGCGCGATTGCCGACGTGGACTGCGCGGTGGGCGCGATACCCTGCCTTACCGCATCGGACCCCGGCGGGTACCGCATCGACGAAGCCGAGGTCATCTATTGGGGCTTGTGCCCCACCTGTTTGTCCTCAGAACAGCGCGGCCGTTCCGATGGCCGTGGCTCCTATCCCACTCCCGAAAGAAGGATCTGA